The proteins below come from a single Candidozyma auris chromosome 3, complete sequence genomic window:
- the RPL42 gene encoding 60S ribosomal protein eL42, translated as MFTMVNVPKTRRTYCKGKDCKKHTQHKVTQYKAGKASLFAQGKRRYDRKQSGYGGQTKPVFHKKAKTTKKVVLRLECVVCKTKAQLALKRCKHFELGGDKKQKGQALQF; from the exons ATGT TCACAATGG TTAACGTCCCAAAAACCAGAAGAACCTACTGCAAGGGCAAGGACTGCAAGAAGCACACCCAGCACAAGGTCACCCAGTACAAGGCTGGTAAGGCTTCCTTGTTTGCCCAGGGTAAGAGAAGATACGACCGTAAGCAGAGCGGTTACGGTGGTCAGACCAAGCCAGTTTTCCACAAGAAGGCTAAGACCACCAAGAAGGTTGTCTTGAGATTGGAGTGTGTTGTCTGCAAGACCAAGGCCCAGttggctttgaagagatgtAAGCACTTTGAGTTGGGTGGTgacaagaagcagaagggCCAGGCCTTGCAGTTCTAA
- the CBK1 gene encoding serine/threonine protein kinase CBK1 has translation MNYNHDYMAQTRADHANGQAQLNRAPAYQQQQHPQLQHQQIPNLAFRNQQHQEYHEDSFMDEDTSGFVENSPSQEAQVPGTNRYTQFYQQPVLQNHYQQQQQQQQQQQYEQNVQVSPTFSNGHFDNYPGDNNRHLHSVDSGSSDVFRPPQGITTLNNISNTNLSEVSNSNNSVTNSLNDPLTYSHNNVSVGNLASSSPPKQHSPIQPHVQLQMQQPPHPTIPSLQSGLKQPNPQYRNSDTPRTPPSQVANSPGKSGEVRDRRNNYVYFNRNPDLMSKVTQDKAAAMKLRLENYYQMSVSHAIERNQRRLDLENKLMAEEAGSSEERKNRQLQNLGKKESQFLRLRRTKLSLDDFITVKVIGKGAFGEVRLVQKKDTGKIYAMKTLLKSEMYKKDQLAHVKAERDVLAGSDSPWVVSLYYSFQDHVNLYLIMEFLPGGDLMTMLIRWQIFTEDITRFYMAECVLAIEAIHKLGFIHRDVKPDNILIDKRGHVKLSDFGLSTGFHKTHDSKYYKKLLEKEDNKVQNSMLQVPGKGQAQRNSMMVDAIHLTMSNRQQMQTWRKSRRLMAYSTVGTPDYIAPEIFIHQGYGQECDWWSLGAIMFECLIGWPPFCSETPHETYRKIINWQETLVIPEDIHLSPEAEDLIRRLLTSSDRRLGRHGGADEIKQHPFFRGVDWETIRRVDAPFIPKLKSITDTRFFPTDELENVPDSPAMTRAHKQQQQQQQDGKNIKEDLPFIGYTYSRFDYLTRKNAL, from the coding sequence ATGAATTACAACCACGACTACATGGCCCAGACGCGTGCTGACCACGCCAACGGGCAAGCCCAGCTCAACAGGGCACCAGCGTatcagcagcaacagcatcCCCAGCTACAGCACCAGCAGATCCCCAATTTGGCGTTTCGTAACCAGCAGCACCAAGAGTATCACGAAGATTCGTTCATGGACGAGGACACGTCGGGTTTTGTTGAAAATCTGCCTTCTCAGGAAGCTCAAGTACCGGGGACTAATAGATACACTCAGTTTTACCAGCAGCCGGTGCTTCAGAATCACTatcagcaacagcaacaacagcaacaacagcaacagtACGAGCAAAACGTTCAGGTTTCTCCAACCTTCTCGAATGGCCACTTCGACAACTACCCAGGAGACAACAATAGACACCTCCATCTGGTGGACTCTGGGTCGCTGGACGTGTTTAGGCCGCCTCAGGGTATTACTACCTTGAACAATATCTCCAACACGAACTTGCTGGAGGTGAGCAACTCAAACAACTCAGTGACAAACTCGTTGAATGATCCATTGACGTATTCCCACAATAACGTCTCTGTGGGCAACTTGGCTTCGTCGTCACCTCCAAAGCAGCACTCACCCATCCAACCTCATGTTCAGCTCCAAATGCAGCAACCGCCACATCCAACAATTCCGCTGTTGCAATCTGGGTTGAAGCAGCCAAACCCTCAGTATAGAAATAGTGACACTCCACGAACTCCCCCATCGCAGGTGGCTAATCTGCCCGGGAAGTCTGGGGAGGTTCGTGACAGGAGAAATAACTACGTATACTTCAACAGAAACCCAGATCTCATGAGCAAAGTGACTCAAGATAAAGCCGCTGCCATGAAGCTCAGGCTCGAGAATTACTACCAAATGTCTGTGAGCCACGCCATTGAGAGAAATCAGCGTAGATTGGACTTAGAAAACAAGTTGATGGCTGAAGAGGCTGGACtgagtgaagaaagaaaaaataggCAGTTGCAAAACTTGGGGAAGAAAGAGTCTCAGTTCTTGCGTCTTAGAAGGACAAAATTATCTTTGGATGACTTTATTACGGTCAAAGTGATTGGTAAAGGTGCCTTTGGTGAGGTCAGATTGGTGCAGAAAAAAGACACAGGTAAGATCTACGCCATGAAGACCCTTTTGAAATCTGAAATGTACAAGAAAGATCAATTGGCGCACGTCAAGGCGGAAAGAGACGTTTTGGCTGGCAGTGATTCTCCTTGGGTGGTCTCTTTATACTACTCATTCCAAGATCACGTCAATCTCTACTTGATTATGGAATTTCTTCCCGGAGGCGATCTTATGACGATGTTGATTCGTTGGCAAATCTTTACGGAAGACATTACGCGATTCTATATGGCAGAGTGTGTTTTGGCGATCGAGGCCATTCACAAGTTGGGTTTCATACATAGAGACGTGAAGCCAGACAATATCTTGATCGATAAGAGAGGACATGTGAAGCTCTCTGACTTTGGATTATCGACAGGGTTCCATAAGACACACGACTCCAAGTACTACAAAAAACTTCTAGAGAAGGAGGACAACAAGGTACAGAACTCCATGTTGCAAGTTCCCGGGAAGGGCCAAGCACAGCGTAATTCGATGATGGTCGATGCCATTCATTTGACCATGAGCAACAGACAGCAAATGCAGACGTGGAGAAAATCCAGAAGACTCATGGCGTATTCAACAGTGGGCACGCCCGACTACATTGCTCCCGAGATCTTTATTCACCAAGGTTACGGTCAGGAATGTGACTGGTGGTCGCTTGGGGCCATCATGTTTGAGTGTCTCATTGGATGGCCCCCTTTCTGTTCTGAGACACCCCACGAGACGTACAGGAAGATCATCAATTGGCAGGAAACGTTAGTGATTCCCGAGGACATTCATTTGCTGCCGGAAGCCGAGGACTTAATCCGGAGGCTCTTAACCAGTAGTGACAGGAGACTTGGCAGGCACGGTGGGGCCGATGAAATCAAGCAGCATCCGTTCTTCCGCGGTGTCGACTGGGAAACAATCAGGCGAGTGGACGCGCCATTTATCCCAAAACTCAAATCGATTACTGATACAAGATTTTTCCCTACCGACGAGCTTGAAAATGTACCTGACAGCCCTGCGATGACAAGGGCTCAcaagcagcaacagcaacagcaacaagacGGAAAGAATATCAAAGAGGATTTACCATTCATTGGGTACACGTACTCGAGATTTGATTACCTTACGAGGAAAAATGCATTGTAA
- the PMR1 gene encoding Ca(2+)/Mn(2+)-transporting P-type ATPase PMR1: MSLISEKNPSRANTPSARFAQQSIKDTIAEFVTDAHLGLSNTQDILNRRSIHGDNELTHDEKESLVVKFFQAFNDPLILLLIGSAVISFWMGNVDDAVSISLAITIVVTVGFVQEYRSEKSLEALNRLVPAEAKLTRNGNTSTVLASHLVPGDLVHFSQGDRIPADVRLTDAVHLTIDESNLTGENDPVKKSANVNNPTDHTGDVSKDLPVTERSSIAFMGTLVRDGHGSGIVVATGGQTEFGTVFEMMSEIEKPKTPLQQAMDRLGKDLSVFSFGVIGTICLLGIIQGREWLDMFQISVSLAVAAIPEGLPIIVTVTLALGVLRMAKRKAIVRRLPSVETLGSVNVICSDKTGTLTQNHMTVTKIWSFDFQGSFNSPFLVVEKLDDSALHEKLTPNIRKVLEIGNVCNNARYSHESDKYVGNPSDIALLETLPHFSLEDVRGTKQRINEIPFSSDRKFMAVCAHSGDASRCETYVKGANEAILKLSDKYLDEQGNTKPLTEALKNHIHERAVALSSEGLRVLAFAKKSSKLTHDKDHTISSDLTFCGLVGMKDPPRPNVARSIAQLMKGGVHVIMITGDSPSTATNIARQIGIPISGKDSILTGDQLDRLSEESLSHAIHNVSVFARTTPEHKVTIVKALQRRGDVVAMTGDGVNDAPALKLADIGIAMGKNGTDVAKEAADMVLTDDDFSTILNAIEEGKGIFYNIQNFITFQLSTSIAALTLIALATFFGLPNPLNAMQILWINILMDGPPAQSLGVEPVDHEVMNKPPRKRNENILTQQVIKRVLQSAAMIILGTMYIFIKEMRDGQVTARDTTMTFTCFVLYDMFNALSCRHYTRSIFELGFDNNMFNLSVIGSLLGQMCAIYVPFFQAVFQTEALSFTDLVHLVFLTSTVFIADEIRKYLLRRRNQMINGYSYTYAV, from the coding sequence ATGTCCCTAATATCGGAAAAGAACCCGTCGAGGGCCAACACGCCGCTGGCAAGGTTTGCTCAGCAGCTGATCAAGGACACCATCGCCGAGTTTGTCACCGACGCCCACTTGGGCTTGTCCAATACCCAGGACATTCTCAATCGGCGCCTGATCCATGGCGATAACGAGTTGACTCACGACGAGAAGGAGctgttggtggtgaagttttTCCAGGCGTTCAACGACCCGTTGATCTTGCTTTTGATCGGCTCCGCCGTCATCTCGTTCTGGATGGGCAACGTGGACGATGCCGTATCGATCTCTCTAGCCATCACCATCGTGGTCACTGTGGGTTTTGTTCAGGAGTACCGCTCGGAGAAGTCTTTGGAGGCACTCAATCGCTTGGTGCCCGCAGAGGCCAAGTTGACTCGAAACGGCAACACCTCCACCGTCTTGGCATCTCACTTGGTGCCTGGCGACTTGGTGCATTTTTCCCAGGGCGACAGAATCCCGGCTGACGTCAGGTTGACCGATGCTGTCCACTTGACCATCGATGAGTCCAACTTGACCGGTGAAAACGACCCGGTGAAGAAACTGGCCAACGTCAACAACCCGACTGACCACACGGGGGACGTGTCCAAAGACCTCCCGGTGACAGAGCGCTCGTCCATCGCTTTCATGGGCACATTGGTGCGCGACGGCCACGGTTCTGGCATTGTAGTGGCCACGGGTGGGCAGACGGAGTTTGGGACGGTGTTTGAGATGATGTCTGAGATTGAAAAACCCAAAACTCCGCTACAACAGGCCATGGATAGGCTCGGTAAGGATTTGTCGGTGTTCAGTTTTGGTGTTATCGGTACCATTTGCTTGTTGGGCATCATCCAGGGCCGCGAGTGGCTCGATATGTTTCAAATCTCTGTCTCTTTGGCCGTGGCTGCCATTCCTGAGGGTTTACCCATCATTGTCACTGTTACACTAGCCTTGGGTGTGTTGCGTATGGCCAAGAGAAAGGCAATCGTGCGTCGATTGCCCAGTGTTGAGACCTTGGGCAGTGTCAACGTCATTTGCTCCGATAAGACTGGTACCTTGACCCAGAACCACATGACCGTCACGAAAATATGGTCTTTCGACTTCCAGGGCTCCTTCAACAGTCCTTTTTTGGTagtggagaagttggacgACAGTGCTCTTCATGAGAAGTTGACGCCGAACATTAGAAAAGTGCTAGAAATTGGCAATGTGTGTAACAATGCCCGCTACTCTCACGAAAGTGACAAGTACGTCGGAAACCCCTCCGATATCGCCCTACTAGAGACGTTGCCCCATTTCAGTTTGGAAGATGTTAGGGGAACAAAGCAGAGGATCAATGAGAtccctttttcttctgacAGAAAATTCATGGCAGTTTGTGCTCATAGTGGGGACGCCAGCAGGTGTGAAACCTACGTCAAGGGCGCCAATGAGGCTATACTCAAACTTTCTGACAAGTACCTCGATGAGCAGGGAAACACAAAACCGCTTACAGAAGCATTGAAAAATCACATTCATGAAAGAGCCGTTGCCCTATCATCTGAGGGACTTCGAGTGTTAGCTTTTGCTAAAAAGTCCTCCAAGTTGACTCACGATAAAGACCACACCATCCTGTCTGATTTGACTTTCTGCGGGTTGGTAGGTATGAAGGATCCTCCCAGACCAAACGTGGCCAGGTCAATAGCTCAATTGATGAAGGGTGGTGTCCACGTCATCATGATCACCGGTGACTCGCCTAGCACGGCTACTAATATTGCCAGGCAGATTGGTATTCCCATCTCCGGCAAAGACTCGATCTTGACCGGTGATCAGTTGGATCGCTTGTCTGAAGAAAGCTTAAGTCATGCAATCCACAATGTTTCCGTCTTTGCAAGAACAACGCCTGAGCACAAGGTTACAATTGTGAaagctttgcaaagaagaggagatgTTGTGGCAATGACTGGTGATGGTGTGAATGATGCTCCAGCTTTGAAACTTGCTGACATAGGTATTGCAATGGGTAAGAACGGTACTGATGTGGCTAAGGAAGCCGCCGATATGGTGCTTACCGATGATGACTTCTCCACCATTTTAAACGCTATAGAAGAGGGCAAAGGCATTTTTTACAACATCCAAAATTTCATAACCTTCCAGTTGTCCACCTCCATTGCAGCATTGACATTAATCGCGTTGGCCACATTCTTTGGGCTTCCAAACCCCTTGAACGCTATGCAAATTTTGTGGATCAATATTCTAATGGACGGCCCACCAGCACAGTCTTTGGGAGTTGAGCCTGTGGACCATGAAGTGATGAACAAGCcaccaagaaagagaaatgaGAATATCTTGACGCAACAGGTGATCAAAAGAGTATTGCAAAGCGCTGCCATGATCATCCTTGGTACAATGTACATATTCATCAAAGAGATGAGAGATGGCCAAGTCACAGCCAGAGACACTACAATGACATTCACCTGTTTTGTGCTATATGATATGTTCAATGCGTTATCATGTCGCCACTACACGAGATCCATATTCGAACTCGGATTTGACAACAACATGTTCAACCTTTCGGTTATCGGTTCACTTTTGGGCCAGATGTGTGCTATATACGTTCCTTTCTTCCAAGCTGTGTTCCAGACTGAAGCCTTGTCATTCACAGACTTAGTGCACTTGGTCTTCTTAACCAGTACTGTGTTCATTGCAGATGAGATCAGAAAAtacttgttgagaagaagaaaccaaatGATCAATGGCTACAGTTACACGTACGCAGTCTAA
- the TRY5 gene encoding Try5p — MPPQKKYVCAFCARAFTRSEHKQRHERSHTNEKPFHCLYCTSAFVRRDLLQRHCRTVHNIKLVSRSKRDKRALSDGSIQPDSEGNLHPVNVNASSSSAASATLTATPDQHPPNVPGPGPGPASGPAQAPAHGSNPAHASNNHNSSFPPPLAPPLAHIPSNTLAEPLSPRGHRSPPAHPFQHPVSNPQVPSAVVLSPNSSAPLASLRLSAHLPSQDPLHLLSISKNLSHICDSQDLQYPVNELFLVGHSVLSAEPYTVFPNSLAALVDQLHSHLSGSTLSEFRLGQVYSVLAVGALSKPSRAYDSEELATTFINKSWNIVVDKLNSAHSSVHAQCDVLKNLFLLTYIYLRYFNNDLMVSYLEDSAHFILSNLSSSPEYAELIDFNIEVFWSIYVLVSKYKANEAPPKFYSWFMASKLQKGSPITLASAAKTYAKQTLPLEDPFLLEVIICTLSNEVNNLIFNKVLWLYDSLQSLHNAIVLANKSMAMSLSPPARGTSDIFSIFRTKLILGASPKYEELLQTHLFKITKPYHWNMLLLTLREFNAPFSFNNFMRENLMSSFQNFGNSLLGFFTYESSSFPTSRAQSPNPELNNNLGIVSFPLIFQCNFLSLNNTDPPFRPSDLSIVDLANLNNLILEWYITIVKVLVNLITKSSQTEAEEIVRNSTILSCLFYMINSNCSSTPAFASTEFYLQVFEELTRICDTWFNFINQTANLRNLRINLNRFLNDLVVLALNNDNMSLGDLYVANESILIKNKRSKSIGSIDMSSTPSTRSSLSTTIPTTNRGVSNNYVLKPDNEAGSPQQYYSTQIPAPSSLAPLQGVTKLNFSSPVGPGAQSSMAQPMRSPPVHHPPSTYVLPPIYAAVKDLGKPGDSMK, encoded by the coding sequence ATGCCCCCACAGAAGAAGTACGTGTGTGCCTTCTGTGCACGTGCCTTCACCCGGTCCGAACACAAGCAACGCCACGAACGCTCCCACACTAACGAAAAACCCTTCCACTGTCTTTATTGCACTTCAGCTTTTGTCAGAAGAGATCTCCTCCAGAGACACTGCAGAACTGTCCACAACATAAAGCTTGTGCTGAGATCCAAACGCGATAAGAGAGCTCTCTCAGACGGCTCGATCCAGCCAGATAGCGAAGGCAACTTGCACCCCGTCAATGTGAATgcttcaagctcttccGCTGCTAGTGCTACTCTCACGGCCACTCCAGATCAGCACCCTCCTAATGTGCCAGGCCCAGGCCCAGGCCCAGCGTCAGGCCCAGCGCAAGCACCAGCCCACGGTTCGAATCCCGCACACGCCTCCAACAACCACAACTCCTCCTTCCCTCCTCCTTTGGCGCCTCCCTTGGCCCATATTCCCTCAAATACGCTAGCAGAGCCCCTTTCTCCCCGGGGCCACAGATCGCCTCCAGCACACCCTTTCCAGCACCCCGTTTCCAACCCACAAGTGCCCCTGGCAGTCGTTCTTCTGCCCAACTCATCGGCTCCTCTTGCCCTGCTACGGCTCCTGGCCCACCTTCCGTCACAGGATCCACTCCACCTTCTCTCGATTTCGAAAAACTTATCTCACATTTGCGATTCTCAGGATTTGCAGTACCCTGTGAACGAGTTGTTTCTTGTGGGCCACTCGGTGCTTTCGGCTGAGCCATATACCGTTTTCCCCAATTCGCTAGCGGCGTTGGTGGACCAGCTCCATTCACATTTGTCGGGTTCGACACTCTCCGAGTTCCGTTTGGGCCAGGTTTACTCAGTGCTTGCAGTTGGAGCGCTCTCGAAGCCTCTGAGAGCGTACGACCTGGAAGAATTGGCTAccaccttcatcaacaagtcgTGGAACATCGTGgtggacaagttgaactCGGCGCATTCTCTGGTGCACGCCCAGTGTGACGTGctcaagaacttgttcTTGCTCACGTATATTTATCTTCGTTATTTCAATAACGATCTCATGGTGTCGTACTTGGAGGACTCGGCTCACTTCATTTTGCTGAACCTTTCGTCGTCCCCAGAGTACGCAGAGCTCATTGATTTCAACATCGAGGTGTTTTGGTCCATCTACGTCTTGGTGTCGAAATACAAGGCCAACGAGGCTCCTCCAAAGTTCTACTCGTGGTTTATGGCTTCGAAATTGCAGAAGGGGTCTCCCATCACTTTGGCGCTGGCGGCAAAGACTTATGCAAAACAGACTCTTCCCCTCGAGGACCCctttttgcttgaagtCATCATCTGTACCCTCTCCAATGAGGTGAACAATCTCATTTTCAACAAGGTCTTGTGGCTCTACGACTCTCTTCAATCCTTGCATAACGCCATAGTCTTGGCCAACAAGTCAATGGCGATGTCGTTGTCTCCGCCTGCTCGAGGCACTCTGGACATATTCAGCATTTTCAGAACAAAACTCATTTTGGGTGCTTCGCCAAAGTACgaggagcttttgcaaacgcacctcttcaagatcaccaaACCTTACCATTGGAACATGCTTCTCCTCACGTTGAGAGAATTCAATGCTCCATtcagcttcaacaactttatGCGTGAGAACTTGATGCTGTCTTTCCAAAACTTCGGCAACAGCTTGTTGGGCTTCTTCACTTACGAGTCCCTGAGTTTCCCTACTTCTCGTGCTCAGAGCCCAAACCCTGAATTGAACAACAACCTCGGCATTGTCAGCTTCCCGTTGATTTTCCAGTGCAACTTCCTCAGCCTTAACAACACCGACCCTCCATTCAGGCCCAGCGATCTCAGCATCGTGGATCttgccaacttgaacaacttgatcttggaaTGGTACATCACCATTGTTAAGGTATTGGTCAatctcatcaccaaaagctCGCAGACAGAGGCAGAGGAAATTGTCAGAAACAGCACGATTCTTTCGTGCTTGTTCTACATGATCAATAGCAATTGCTCCTCTACTCCAGCGTTTGCATCAACAGAGTTTTATTTGCAAGTTTTCGAGGAGCTCACGAGAATCTGTGACACCTGgttcaatttcatcaatcaGACAGCCAATTTGCGTAATTTGAGAATAAACTTGAACCGCTTCCTCAACGACTTAGTGGTTCTTGCCTTGAACAACGACAATATGTCGCTTGGCGACTTGTACGTTGCAAACGAGTCcatcctcatcaagaacaaaaggTCAAAGTCCATTGGATCGATCGACATGAGCTCCACACCGTCTACTAGATCATCTCTTTCTACTACCATACCCACTACCAACCGAGGAGTTTCAAACAACTACGTCTTGAAGCCAGATAATGAAGCAGGGTCTCCACAGCAATATTATTCCACGCAAATTCCGGCACCGTCACTGCTTGCACCCCTCCAGGGGGTTACCAAGCTCAACTTTCTGTCTCCAGTGGGTCCTGGAGCACAGAGCCTGATGGCACAACCCATGAGGTCTCCCCCGGTGCATCATCCTCCAAGCACATATGTGTTGCCACCAATTTATGCCGCCGTCAAGGATCTTGGTAAGCCTGGTGACTCTATGAAGTAA
- the SAM4 gene encoding S-adenosylmethionine-homocysteine S-methyltransferase — protein sequence MSIKELAQKRRLVLDGAMGTQLEEIIPPSSPMYVKGSPLWSTEVLLGDPSIIEQVHRNYLEKGADIIITSTYQASQATLAKHRGMGLEETRNVWKISVDTAKRAVDGVSDGGKRYIAGSIGPFGAYLANGAEYSGEYGDVGLGKLEEYHTEQVRFFLANRDTDLIAFETIPSFDEVKAIVELVKSFNISKEFYICFSCKTSTTLADGTDLREVIQYILQQRSISSAFDQYLIGVGCNCVDFELVTDFANYVNEISSSQLSLVVYPNLGFSNDMADVSQYGFKSNTEKWKDALEQWCKIPTIRLIGSCCSTGPNEIAVARQVVDETTRKQDK from the coding sequence ATGCTGATCAAAGAACTAGCACAAAAGCGTCGCCTTGTCCTCGACGGCGCCATGGGCACacagcttgaagagatcattCCACCTTCGTCCCCCATGTACGTGAAGGGGTCCCCCTTGTGGTCCACTGAGGTGCTTTTGGGAGATCCCCTGATCATTGAGCAGGTACACAGAAACTACCTTGAGAAGGGCGCcgatatcatcatcacGTCGACGTATCAGGCATCTCAGGCGACGTTGGCCAAGCACAGGGGCATGGGTTTGGAGGAAACCCGCAATGTGTGGAAGATCTCTGTGGACACAGCAAAGAGAGCAGTGGACGGTGTTCTGGATGGAGGAAAACGCTACATTGCGGGCTCTATAGGGCCCTTTGGAGCTTACTTGGCCAATGGAGCCGAGTACAGTGGAGAATATGGCGACGTTGGTTTGGGCAAATTGGAGGAGTACCATACGGAGCAGGTAcgcttttttcttgccaaCAGAGACACAGACTTGATTGCATTCGAAACAATCCCTTCGTTCGACGAGGTGAAGGCCATTGTGGAGCTTGTGAAGCTGTTCAACATTTCTAAAGAGTTCTACATCTGCTTCTCTTGCAAGACCAGCACCACCCTCGCAGATGGAACAGACTTGAGGGAGGTGATACAGTACATTCTACAGCAGAGATCCATTTCTTCAGCATTTGATCAGTACCTCATTGGCGTGGGATGCAACtgtgttgattttgagctCGTCACAGATTTTGCCAATTACGTCAACGAAATATCCTCTTCTCAATTGTCCTTGGTTGTTTACCCAAACCTTGGTTTTAGCAACGACATGGCTGACGTGAGTCAGTATGGCTTCAAATCAAACACAGAAAAATGGAAGGACGCATTGGAGCAGTGGTGCAAAATCCCAACTATTAGGCTCATAGGAAGCTGCTGCAGTACAGGCCCAAATGAAATAGCAGTAGCAAGGCAAGTGGTGGACGAAACTACAAGAAAACAGGATAAGTAA
- a CDS encoding ubiquinone biosynthesis protein COQ11, protein MSQSIAVFGGNGFLGRKICEVGVRMGWSVTSLSRSGNPPKPTSHSDPQWISSVNWQAADLFNPDTYKEHVANKNAVVHSVGILFENSDYKKAINSNFSFLNDFSRLASMLKGPNPLTKNHNSTYEAIQRDTAVMLADTYIENSKEVENPSYVYISAEMKPPIVPEGYLTTKREAEFELSCKPGLRSIFLRPGIMYDESAPLVEKRKLFSKFLSLGYSVKEGVLGDKIPVFNELIRPPVSTEQVAITLYRKLEDPEANGVVSLDDIVDF, encoded by the coding sequence ATGTCTCAGTCAATTGCTGTGTTTGGAGGCAATGGCTTTCTTGGGAGGAAAATCTGTGAAGTGGGTGTTCGAATGGGGTGGTCAGTGACGTCTCTCTCTAGATCTGGGAACCCGCCCAAACCTACTAGCCACTCAGATCCCCAGTGGATCTCCAGCGTCAATTGGCAGGCTGCTGATCTTTTTAACCCAGACACTTACAAAGAGCACGTTGCAAATAAGAATGCGGTAGTTCACTCCGTGGGgattctttttgagaacCTGGACTACAAGAAGGCGATCAACTCCAACTTTAGCTTCTTGAATGACTTCCTGAGGCTTGCTTCCATGTTGAAGGGCCCCAACCCTTTGACCAAGAACCACAATCTGACATACGAGGCAATTCAAAGGGACACTGCCGTGATGTTGGCAGACACTTACATTGAGAACCTGAAAGAAGTGGAGAATCCTTCTTACGTCTACATATCTGCTGAAATGAAGCCTCCGATTGTGCCCGAGGGCTACTTAACAAccaaaagagaagcagaGTTTGAGCTTTCCTGTAAACCAGGCCTTCGGTCCATCTTTTTGCGTCCGGGCATTATGTACGACGAGAGTGCCCCTCTTGTGGAGAAACGGAAGCTTTTCAGCAAGTTTTTGAGTTTGGGGTACTCAGTGAAAGAGGGGGTTTTGGGAGATAAGATCCCCGTGTTCAACGAGCTCATACGGCCTCCAGTTTCTACAGAACAGGTGGCCATCACGCTTTATCGCAAGCTTGAGGACCCAGAAGCCAATGGCGTTGTTAgtcttgatgatattgTCGATTTCTAG
- the FGR41 gene encoding Fgr41p, producing the protein MKLQTLSTIASLLSLSQLTQAARVIKVTKTVDNTVTNTNVVEGTMSTVTDWSTNTRTTTTTRYTSTYTSTIFGEPYTYVSVVTDNAPQPEQESSQSPEDPKAQEPTSQAQTSNSKPEETKETSQAAPQSTPNSPEPAPTPSTTSTKTEESESVQTVAANDHTSESGYVLESSSTTVDGDVCIVDYEYYDTTSTETVTSTSTITSTITV; encoded by the coding sequence ATGAAATTGCAAACTCTCTCGACCATCGCGTCccttctctctctttccCAGCTCACTCAGGCGGCCAGGGTCATCAAGGTGACCAAAACGGTCGACAATACcgtcaccaacaccaatgTCGTTGAAGGTACCATGTCCACTGTTACGGACTGGCTGACCAACACCAGAACCACCACAACCACCCGCTACACTTCCACCTACACCCTGACGATATTCGGTGAACCTTACACTTACGTCAGTGTGGTGACGGACAATGCTCCTCAGCCAGAGCAGGAGTCTTCTCAGCTGCCCGAGGATCCAAAGGCTCAGGAGCCCACTCTGCAAGCACAGACGCTGAATAGCAAGCCTGAAGAGACCAAGGAGACCTCGCAAGCAGCTCCACAGAGCACTCCCAATTCCCCTGAGCCAGCACCTACTCCATCCACAACGTCCACCAAGACTGAGGAGTCAGAGCTGGTGCAAACTGTTGCTGCCAACGACCACACGCTGGAGAGCGGATACGTGCTTGAGTCTCTGCTGACCACGGTTGACGGGGACGTGTGCATCGTCGACTACGAGTACTACGACACCACATCCACGGAAACCGTCACCAGCACGAGCACCATCACCAGCACCATCACCGTCTAA